The following proteins are co-located in the Amyelois transitella isolate CPQ chromosome W, ilAmyTran1.1, whole genome shotgun sequence genome:
- the LOC132904180 gene encoding uncharacterized protein LOC132904180: MDRRYNLEGRGALLMKEKGMPSIPGEESLRPSKADNNSWREKGSSRMVGEGQLYEEYGSSSKAGAVVYITLIQDVLVRSFYNNVALVRASHQLTGGGPSNVRPLTEIEEKFLVIVGQDFGTGLPGIRVQPNFEREPIEPQPVASNRILTPTIEEATQEFGQDKRNLPNEDEAQDGGSLSVLEYWEEMNLSPVRRGS; encoded by the exons atggaCAGGAGGTATAATTTGGAAGGAAGAGGAGCTTTGCTAATGAAAGAAAAGGGAATGCCGTCAATACCAGGGGAGGAATCCTTGAGACCGTCCAAAGCGGATAATAATTCTTGGAGGGAGAAGGGTTCATCTAGGATGGTTGGGGAAGGACAGTTATATGAAGAGTATGGAAGTTCATCCAAAGCAGGAGCG gtAGTATACATAACTTTGATACAGGACGTTTTAGTAAGGAGTTTTTACAAC aatgttgCGTTAGTCAGAGCGTCGCATCAACTGACTGGAGGGGGCCCTTCAAATGTGAGGCCTCTTACTGAAATAGAAGAGAAGTTTTTGGTTATTGTGGGCCAGGATTTTGGCACTGGTCTGCCAGGAATTAGAGTGCAACCAAATTTTGAAAGG GAACCAATAGAACCTCAGCCAGTTGCCTCGAATAGAATTTTAACCCCAACAATAGAA GAAGCTACCCAAGAGTTTGGACAAGACAAACGGAATCTCCCCAATGAAGACGAGGCGCAGGATGGAGGATCTCTAAGTGTTTTAGAATACTGGGAGGAAATGAACCTCAGCCCGGTCCGTCGAGGATCGTAA
- the LOC132904179 gene encoding putative nuclease HARBI1, translating to MCDDELVLFEFLESDYNTSLRRRRLLARNQFNPFDWEDTEFMKRYRLSKNLVTKLCEEIRPMMNVAKRATDLSVETKVLTALSFFATGSYQRPIGDISGHSLAQQTVSKAIAQVTACINSMEMREKYIVFPRSHEDRNKIRARFYQKFGIPGVLGCIDCTQIAIIRPTENEERYFCRKHYHSLNVQLICVADMQITSVDASFGGATHDSFIWNSHPIKNHLEYLDETTWLLGDSGYPLRKFLMTPVVNALPETPEGHYTNVHVRARNVIERTIGLLKSRFRCLLAHRVLHYKPQVAASIVNACVILHNICNKIL from the exons atGTGTGATGACGAGCTTGTGTTATTTGAGTTCCTAGAAAGCGATTATAATACTTCTTTGCGAAGACGAAGGCTCTTAGCTCGAAATCAGTTTAACCCCTTTGATTGGGAAGATACGGAGTTTATGAAACGATATCGACTGTCAAAAAATTTGGTGACGAAACTATGTGAAGAGATTCGGCCTATGATGAACGTCGCTAAAAGAGCTACCGATTTATCTGTAGAGACAAAA gtTTTAACTGCTTTATCTTTTTTTGCAACTGGTTCTTACCAGAGACCTATAGGTGATATAAGTGGGCATTCCTTGGCTCAACAAACTGTTTCAAAAGCAATTGCTCAGGTGACTGCATGCATTAACTCCATGGAAAtgagagaaaaatatatagttttccCAAGAAGCCATGAAgaccgaaataaaataagggCAAG attttatcaaaaatttggCATTCCTGGGGTTCTAGGGTGCATAGACTGCACACAAATAGCTATTATAAGACCAACAGAAAATGAAGAACGATATTTCTGTAGAAAACATTACCATTCATTGAATGTTCAGCTT ATTTGTGTTGCAGATATGCAAATAACAAGCGTGGATGCTAGTTTTGGAGGGGCCACACATGATTCTTTCATATGGAATTCCCATCCCATTAAAAATCATTTGGAATATTTGGATGAAACAACATGGTTATTAG gaGATTCTGGCTATCCACTGAGGAAGTTTCTTATGACACCAGTGGTAAATGCTCTCCCTGAAACTCCGGAAGGCCACTACACTAATGTACATGTTCGAGCCAGGAATGTAATTGAGAGAACTATTGGCCTTCTAAAGTCACGCTTTCGTTGCCTCTTGGCCCACAGAGTTCTACACTATAAACCCCAAGTTGCTGCATCTATTGTTAATGCTTGTGTCATTTTACACAATATTTGCAATAAA ATACTGTGA